One Sciurus carolinensis unplaced genomic scaffold, mSciCar1.2, whole genome shotgun sequence genomic window carries:
- the LOC124975437 gene encoding olfactory receptor 4C11-like produces the protein MMHQNNVTEFILVGLTQDPLRQRMVFLIFLIFYVGTVVGNMLIIVTIKCRQSLGSPMYFFLFYLSFADFCFSTSTAPRLIADALSTKKVISYNECMTQVFALHLFGCMEIFVLILMAADHYVVICESLHYPRIMRKQVCLILIILAWIGSFIHSTAQIILALRLPFCGPKLIDHYCCDLQPLLKLACMDTYMINLLLVSNSGAICSSSFMILMISYIVILNSLRNHNVEGRKKALSTCMSHIIVVVLFFGPCVFIYTRPPTTFPMDKLVAILYTIGIPFLNLLIYTLRNAEVKNAMRKLWHVKTAS, from the coding sequence ATGATGCACCAAAACAACGTGACTGAGTTCATATTGGTAGGATTGACACAGGATCCTCTGAGGCAGAGAatggtatttttaatatttttaattttctatgtggGGACTGTCGTGGGGAATATGCTCATTATTGTGACCATCAAGTGCAGACAGTCTCTTGGGAgccccatgtacttctttctgttttatctcTCCTTTGCTGATTTCTGCTTTTCCACATCCACAGCCCCTAGATTGATTGCGGATGCTCTTTCTACAAAAAAAGTCATATCCTACAATGAGTGCATGACACAGGTCTTTGCTCTTCACTTATTTGGCTGCATGGAGATCTTTGTCCTCATCCTCATGGCTGCTGATCACTATGTGGTCATTTGTGAGTCTTTGCATTACCCAAGGATCATGAGGAAGCAGGTCTGTCTCATCTTGATTATTCTTGCCTGGATAGGGTCTTTTATACATTCCACTGCTCAGATTATCCTGGCCTTGAGATTGCCCTTCTGTGGACCCAAATTGATTGACCATTACTGCTGTGATCTGCAGCCCTTGTTGAAACTCGCCTGCATGGACACTTACATGATCAATCTGCTCTTGGTATCTAACAGTGGGGCAATTTGCTCCAGCAGCTTCATGATTTTGATGATCTCATACATTGTCATCCTGAATTCACTGAGAAACCACAatgtggaagggaggaaaaaagccCTCTCCACTTGCATGTCTCACATCATTGTAGTGGTCTTGTTCTTTGGTccctgtgtattcatatatacacgCCCCCCAACCACATTCCCCATGGACAAGCTGGTGGCAATACTTTATACCATTGGAATACCCTTCCTCAACCTACTCATCTACACACTGAGGAATGCAGAGGTGAAAAATGCCATGAGAAAGCTGTGGCATGTTAAAACTGCATCCTGA